One genomic segment of Puniceicoccaceae bacterium includes these proteins:
- a CDS encoding class I SAM-dependent methyltransferase, producing MNLAYWNQVNRNYESEILSVWDREQTGCIPRLLNIALQEIPDRSTAADLGCGVGKFLPLLCTRFETVHACDFAQSGLDRARQHCNTGHCHPLRFHCVDLTTDPMPFDPVKLALCINVLLMPSLDERLRAWRSVCNQVDHGGWLLLVVPSLESMLLEQHLERDSLLQSGLSCEQSLRHTLPEHSSLLELHQGVHRIEGCPTKHYLREELQDLLTSHQLEPIRWERLRYSASAESGDALWDWCVLSRRMEQV from the coding sequence TTGAATCTAGCCTATTGGAATCAGGTCAACCGCAACTACGAATCCGAGATTCTCAGTGTATGGGACCGCGAACAGACCGGTTGCATTCCACGCCTGCTGAACATAGCCTTGCAGGAAATACCGGACCGAAGTACAGCTGCCGATCTCGGGTGCGGCGTCGGAAAGTTTCTTCCACTCCTGTGCACACGATTTGAAACCGTGCATGCCTGTGATTTTGCACAATCGGGCCTGGATCGCGCACGTCAGCACTGCAATACCGGGCACTGCCACCCTCTCCGCTTCCACTGCGTTGATCTGACAACAGACCCCATGCCCTTCGATCCGGTGAAGCTGGCCCTGTGCATCAACGTATTGCTCATGCCTTCACTGGACGAACGCCTGCGGGCGTGGCGGTCGGTCTGCAACCAGGTCGATCATGGAGGATGGTTGCTTCTCGTGGTTCCCTCTCTGGAATCCATGCTGCTGGAACAACATTTGGAACGGGATTCATTGCTGCAATCGGGCCTAAGCTGTGAACAAAGTCTGCGCCACACCCTTCCCGAACACAGCAGCCTTCTCGAACTGCACCAGGGCGTTCACCGCATCGAAGGATGCCCGACCAAACACTACCTTCGAGAGGAATTGCAGGATTTGCTCACATCCCACCAACTCGAACCCATCAGGTGGGAACGTCTGCGCTACTCGGCTTCAGCAGAA
- the radC gene encoding DNA repair protein RadC — MKLRLLAEEGRPQERLEQLGAEALSDVELLAMLLRSGSKQKDVLEISFDLMAEAGSLNALTRWSVEDFTAVHGIGKVKALQMKTVMEIAKRVLSAHMDQPTLMDAPERVFRFFQPIVQSLEVEKFWVLALNRKNRLIKAREVTSGTVSGSLVHARECFREAIKLNASAVIFVHNHPSGDPSPSSADIKVTRSLRAAAEILDIDLHDHVIVGRTGCGAGCGYYSFADSGML; from the coding sequence ATGAAACTGCGCCTGCTTGCTGAAGAGGGACGACCGCAGGAACGTCTCGAACAACTGGGTGCCGAAGCACTCAGCGATGTGGAATTGCTCGCGATGCTCCTGCGCAGCGGCAGCAAACAGAAAGATGTGCTTGAGATTTCTTTCGATCTGATGGCAGAGGCGGGTTCGCTGAATGCGCTGACGCGCTGGTCGGTTGAGGACTTCACGGCGGTGCACGGCATCGGCAAGGTCAAGGCCTTGCAAATGAAGACCGTCATGGAGATTGCGAAACGCGTGTTGAGCGCCCACATGGATCAACCCACTTTGATGGATGCTCCCGAGCGTGTCTTTCGCTTTTTCCAGCCCATCGTGCAGTCGTTGGAGGTTGAAAAATTCTGGGTTCTTGCCCTCAACCGCAAAAATCGCCTGATCAAGGCTCGTGAGGTTACGTCAGGCACGGTCAGTGGGAGTCTGGTGCACGCTCGTGAGTGTTTTCGCGAAGCCATCAAACTCAACGCATCGGCGGTAATTTTTGTGCACAACCACCCTTCTGGGGATCCCAGTCCCAGCTCGGCTGACATCAAAGTGACACGCAGCCTGCGTGCAGCTGCGGAGATCCTCGACATCGATTTGCACGATCACGTGATCGTGGGGCGCACGGGTTGTGGAGCGGGTTGTGGGTACTACAGTTTTGCCGATAGTGGGATGCTTTAG